In Lepidochelys kempii isolate rLepKem1 chromosome 8, rLepKem1.hap2, whole genome shotgun sequence, a single genomic region encodes these proteins:
- the DNAI4 gene encoding dynein axonemal intermediate chain 4 isoform X1 translates to MSSSTRAGKGKKHSVVVSLTSKLELNMKRASISGTSSQKQMSYVSGFSPSRVGSLSRRSILIASDGKTMDKGSLIGSKHTIQVFDEQGKDVTPRPLYRPEPSASLHRQSKILSTQDFSGATGSDFLSSLSMHQTSGVNASLVGPFSRTYGSSSISKSTTSTTESMADEIVEPGSRRDTATSLSDVQVRRDEIKEQLTKEDIDKRVDIYLMETETIWLLDMPTVMVSTESEDAEKVQEQNKDYIELCKNRVGNDRFVERMMQTLNGAPKNKEVQCDKILMEDKGIMATSWDLYDSFNALETTLTPSVTERSSRPTSLTSSKSNVTKDRERTMSTTSTDRESITSSSIIDLESVILARIHKEEEDHSEAILKSEKFQQDLFFMERVLMENVFQPKLAAYRQLPVLIEPVLTSDAGKEEAETEEAEEEEQEEEEGAGEEEEEEQKETVVSSSILLDLSEAPEEILPPSLERLWSYTCESTNGHSVSSMAWNKLNPDLLAVGYGQFGFQEQKKGLACCWSLKNPMWPERIYQCDHGVTALDFSLANPNLLAVGMYSGTVAIYNVQTHNTTALLDSSESFDKHIGPVWQLKWIEQDRGTTGDDKGEILISISADGRITKWLIRKGLGCTDLMKLKRTASERKKLTGEKEKKSEALISRQAPGMCFDFHPRNTNIYLAGTEEGHIHKCSCSYNEQFLETYRGHKGPVYKIAWNPFSTDMFLSCSADWSIILWRQDSLRPILTFSSTTDVVHDIMWSPKSAFVFAAVNEGRVEIWDLSVSTLDPLIVTFANPGVKFTTVLFARNTDCILIGDSNGIVGVYELRNMTASDSNKVDALHDIIGSALAS, encoded by the exons ATGTCCTCCTCCACCCGGGCCGGCAAGGGCAAGAAGCATAGCGTCGTCGTCAGCTT GACATCAAAGCTGGAGTTAAATATGAAGAGGGCATCTATTTCAGGAACTAGCAGCCAAAAACAAATGAGCTATGTTAGTGGTTTCAGCCCAAGCAGAGTTGGATCATTGAGTCGAAGAAGCATACTGATAGCTTCTGATGGCAAAACTATGGATAAGGGGTCTCTCATAGGGAGTAAGCATACCATTCAG gtttttgatgagcaaGGGAAGGATGTAACACCCCGTCCACTCTATCGTCCAGAACCAAGTGCTTCGCTACACAGACAAAGCAAAATCTTATCAACCCAGGATTTCTCTGGGGCTACTGGATCTGATTTTCTGTCTTCCTTATCCATGCATCAGACATCTGGAGTTAATGCTAGTTTAGTAGGTCCATTCTCAAG GACATATGGAAGCAGCAGTATTTCTAAATCAACCACATCTACAACTGAGTCTATGGCAGATGAAATAGTAGAGCCTGGTTCCAGACGAGACACAGCTACTAGCTTATCTG ATGTACAGGTGAGGCGAGATGAGATAAAAGAACAACTGACAAAAGAAGACATTGATAAGAGAGTGGATATTTACCTCATGGAGACAGAAACTATCTGGCTATTGGACATGCCAACTGTCATGGTGTCCACTGAATCTGAAGATGCTGAAAAAGTGCA GGAACAGAACAAGGATTATATTGAGCTTTGTAAAAATAGAGTTGGTAATGATCGCTTTGTGGAAAGGATGATGCAAACTCTTAATGGAGCACCAAAGAATAAAGAAGTACAATGTGACAAAATCCTCATGGAGGATAAAG GGATAATGGCCACTTCTTGGGACTTGTATGATTCCTTTAATGCCTTGGAAACAACGCTTACACCTTCAGTAACTGAAAGAAGTAGCAGACCAACAAGTTTGACTAGCAGTAAATCTAACGTGACCAAAGACCGTGAACGAACCATGTCTACAACTTCTACAGATAGAG AGAGCATAACCTCAAGTTCTATAATCGATTTGGAAAGTGTTATTCTTGCCAGAATCCACAAAGAAGAGGAAGACCATTCTGAAGCTAtattaaaatcagaaaaattTCAGCAGGATTTATTTTTTATGGAAAGGGTTCTAATGGAGAATGTTTTTCAGCCCAAACTTGCAGCTTATCGGCAACTTCCTGTTCTTATAG AACCAGTTCTTACATCTGATGCTGGCAAAGAGGAAGCAGAAACAGAGGAagcagaagaggaggagcaggaggaggaggaaggagcgggggaggaagaggaggaagagcaaAAGGAAACAGTAGTTAGTTCATCAATTTTGTTAGATCTGAGCGAAGCACCAGAAGAAATCTTACCGCCCAGTCTGGAACGACTGTGGTCCTATACATGTGAATCGACTAATGGCCACAGTGTGAGCAGCATGGCTTGGAACAAGCTAAACCCA GATCTTTTGGCTGTTGGTTATGGGCAATTTGGTTTTCAAGAACAGAAGAAAGGCTTGGCTTGCTGCTGGTCACTCAAGAACCCTATG TGGCCAGAGCGTATTTATCAATGTGATCATGGTGTTACTGCATTGGATTTCTCTCTGGCAAACCCAAACCTTTTAGCAGTTGGAATGTACAGTGGCACAGTAGCCATCTATAATGTACAGACCCATAATACCACAGCACTTTTGGACAGCAG TGAATCTTTTGATAAGCATATAGGTCCTGTGTGGCAGCTGAAGTGGATCGAACAGGACAGGGGCACAACGGGAGATGACAAAGGAGAGATATTAATCTCTATCTCAGCAGATGGCAGAATAACTAAGTGGCTTATACGCAAAGGACTAGGCTGCACTG ATCTGATGAAACTGAAGCGAACCGCAAGTGAAAGGAAAAAACTAACcggtgaaaaagaaaagaaaagtgaagcTCTGATATCTCGACAGGCACCTGGAATGTGCTTTGACTTTCATCCAAGG aatacTAATATATATCTGGCTGGAACAGAAGAAGGACATATTCACAAATGTTCTTGTTCATATAATGAGCAGTTCCTAGAGACCTACCGAGGTCATAAG GGTCCTGTGTACAAGATAGCATGGAATCCATTCAGTACTGACATGTTTTTAAGCTGCTCTGCGGACTGGAGTATTATTTTATGGCGCCAAGATTCACTAAGGCCCATTTTAACTTTCAGTTCCACCACTGATGTTGTTCATGACATTATGTGGTCTCCAAAATCAGCCTTTGTATTTGCAGCAGTGAATGAAGGCAGAGTGGAAATTTGGGACCTGAGTGTCAGCAC tttggacCCCCTGATTGTGACTTTTGCCAACCCGGGAGTGAAATTCACAACTGTGCTTTTTGCTAGAAACACAGACTGCATTCTTATAGGGGACAGTAATGGAATTGTAGGTGTGTATGAGCTGAGGAACATGACTGCTTCAGATAGTAATAAG gTGGATGCTTTACATGACATAATTGGCTCTGCTCTAGCCAGTTAA
- the DNAI4 gene encoding dynein axonemal intermediate chain 4 isoform X2: MSSSTRAGKGKKHSVVVSLTSKLELNMKRASISGTSSQKQMSYVSGFSPSRVGSLSRRSILIASDGKTMDKGSLIGSKHTIQVFDEQGKDVTPRPLYRPEPSASLHRQSKILSTQDFSGATGSDFLSSLSMHQTSGVNASLVGPFSRTYGSSSISKSTTSTTESMADEIVEPGSRRDTATSLSDVQVRRDEIKEQLTKEDIDKRVDIYLMETETIWLLDMPTVMVSTESEDAEKVQEQNKDYIELCKNRVGNDRFVERMMQTLNGAPKNKEVQCDKILMEDKGIMATSWDLYDSFNALETTLTPSVTERSSRPTSLTSSKSNVTKDRERTMSTTSTDRESITSSSIIDLESVILARIHKEEEDHSEAILKSEKFQQDLFFMERVLMENVFQPKLAAYRQLPVLIEPVLTSDAGKEEAETEEAEEEEQEEEEGAGEEEEEEQKETVVSSSILLDLSEAPEEILPPSLERLWSYTCESTNGHSVSSMAWNKLNPDLLAVGYGQFGFQEQKKGLACCWSLKNPMWPERIYQCDHGVTALDFSLANPNLLAVGMYSGTVAIYNVQTHNTTALLDSSESFDKHIGPVWQLKWIEQDRGTTGDDKGEILISISADGRITKWLIRKGLGCTDLMKLKRTASERKKLTGEKEKKSEALISRQAPGMCFDFHPRNTNIYLAGTEEGHIHKCSCSYNEQFLETYRGHKFHH, translated from the exons ATGTCCTCCTCCACCCGGGCCGGCAAGGGCAAGAAGCATAGCGTCGTCGTCAGCTT GACATCAAAGCTGGAGTTAAATATGAAGAGGGCATCTATTTCAGGAACTAGCAGCCAAAAACAAATGAGCTATGTTAGTGGTTTCAGCCCAAGCAGAGTTGGATCATTGAGTCGAAGAAGCATACTGATAGCTTCTGATGGCAAAACTATGGATAAGGGGTCTCTCATAGGGAGTAAGCATACCATTCAG gtttttgatgagcaaGGGAAGGATGTAACACCCCGTCCACTCTATCGTCCAGAACCAAGTGCTTCGCTACACAGACAAAGCAAAATCTTATCAACCCAGGATTTCTCTGGGGCTACTGGATCTGATTTTCTGTCTTCCTTATCCATGCATCAGACATCTGGAGTTAATGCTAGTTTAGTAGGTCCATTCTCAAG GACATATGGAAGCAGCAGTATTTCTAAATCAACCACATCTACAACTGAGTCTATGGCAGATGAAATAGTAGAGCCTGGTTCCAGACGAGACACAGCTACTAGCTTATCTG ATGTACAGGTGAGGCGAGATGAGATAAAAGAACAACTGACAAAAGAAGACATTGATAAGAGAGTGGATATTTACCTCATGGAGACAGAAACTATCTGGCTATTGGACATGCCAACTGTCATGGTGTCCACTGAATCTGAAGATGCTGAAAAAGTGCA GGAACAGAACAAGGATTATATTGAGCTTTGTAAAAATAGAGTTGGTAATGATCGCTTTGTGGAAAGGATGATGCAAACTCTTAATGGAGCACCAAAGAATAAAGAAGTACAATGTGACAAAATCCTCATGGAGGATAAAG GGATAATGGCCACTTCTTGGGACTTGTATGATTCCTTTAATGCCTTGGAAACAACGCTTACACCTTCAGTAACTGAAAGAAGTAGCAGACCAACAAGTTTGACTAGCAGTAAATCTAACGTGACCAAAGACCGTGAACGAACCATGTCTACAACTTCTACAGATAGAG AGAGCATAACCTCAAGTTCTATAATCGATTTGGAAAGTGTTATTCTTGCCAGAATCCACAAAGAAGAGGAAGACCATTCTGAAGCTAtattaaaatcagaaaaattTCAGCAGGATTTATTTTTTATGGAAAGGGTTCTAATGGAGAATGTTTTTCAGCCCAAACTTGCAGCTTATCGGCAACTTCCTGTTCTTATAG AACCAGTTCTTACATCTGATGCTGGCAAAGAGGAAGCAGAAACAGAGGAagcagaagaggaggagcaggaggaggaggaaggagcgggggaggaagaggaggaagagcaaAAGGAAACAGTAGTTAGTTCATCAATTTTGTTAGATCTGAGCGAAGCACCAGAAGAAATCTTACCGCCCAGTCTGGAACGACTGTGGTCCTATACATGTGAATCGACTAATGGCCACAGTGTGAGCAGCATGGCTTGGAACAAGCTAAACCCA GATCTTTTGGCTGTTGGTTATGGGCAATTTGGTTTTCAAGAACAGAAGAAAGGCTTGGCTTGCTGCTGGTCACTCAAGAACCCTATG TGGCCAGAGCGTATTTATCAATGTGATCATGGTGTTACTGCATTGGATTTCTCTCTGGCAAACCCAAACCTTTTAGCAGTTGGAATGTACAGTGGCACAGTAGCCATCTATAATGTACAGACCCATAATACCACAGCACTTTTGGACAGCAG TGAATCTTTTGATAAGCATATAGGTCCTGTGTGGCAGCTGAAGTGGATCGAACAGGACAGGGGCACAACGGGAGATGACAAAGGAGAGATATTAATCTCTATCTCAGCAGATGGCAGAATAACTAAGTGGCTTATACGCAAAGGACTAGGCTGCACTG ATCTGATGAAACTGAAGCGAACCGCAAGTGAAAGGAAAAAACTAACcggtgaaaaagaaaagaaaagtgaagcTCTGATATCTCGACAGGCACCTGGAATGTGCTTTGACTTTCATCCAAGG aatacTAATATATATCTGGCTGGAACAGAAGAAGGACATATTCACAAATGTTCTTGTTCATATAATGAGCAGTTCCTAGAGACCTACCGAGGTCATAAG TTCCACCACTGA